In one Nicotiana tomentosiformis chromosome 6, ASM39032v3, whole genome shotgun sequence genomic region, the following are encoded:
- the LOC138894224 gene encoding uncharacterized protein has translation MKEALWAYRTTYRTSTQATLYSLAYGVEAVLPLEHQIPSLRLVIQEELIDEENARLCLEELESLDEKRLESQQSLECDQTRLSRSFNKRVHLRSFQVGDQVFVVKRPTITSRQYGEQFSVKWNGPYVVREVYLSCAYKIVDSKGLRIGPINGKFMKRYYP, from the coding sequence ATGAAAGAAGCTCTTTGGGCATATAGGACAACATATCGGACATCAACGCAAGCGACCCTTTATTCACTTGCTTATGGAGTTGAAGCAGTCCTTCCACTTGAGCATCAAATTCCATCGTTGCGGCTTGTCATTCAAGAAGAACTCattgatgaagaaaatgctcgcTTATGCCTTGAAGAATTGGAATCTCTTGATGAAAAGAGGCTAGAATCTCAACAAAGCCTTGAATGTGATCAAACTCGCTTGTCTCGATCTTTTAACAAAAGGGTGCACCTTAGATCTTTCCAAGTGGGTGACCAAGTTTTTGTGGTAAAAAGGCCTACTATTACCTCTCGTCAATATGGAGAACAATTCTCTGTTAAGTGGAATGGACCATATGTTGTACGAGAGGTATACTTAAGTTGTGCTTACAAAATAGTTGACTCAAAAGGTTTGCGGATTGGCCCCATCAATGGGAAATTCATGAAGCGATACTATCCTTGA